Proteins encoded in a region of the Candidatus Zixiibacteriota bacterium genome:
- a CDS encoding response regulator transcription factor yields the protein MKRILLVEDDPNIADGLVMNLEAEGYELLSVDNGSRVMEEFAKGSFDLILLDIMLPGVDGLTLCKQIRASGSKIPILFVTARDRDDEKVEGLIAGGDDYIVKPFNMAELLARIQGIFRRLAWLGSEEDSSDLFEFDGRRMNFKTFVAEGPGGRFDLSRRECMVFKYLSERRGEVVSRDQLLDGVWGYHAFPSNRTVDNFILKLRKIFENDPKDPQYIETIRGVGYRFKA from the coding sequence ATGAAGCGAATCCTGCTGGTTGAAGACGATCCCAACATCGCCGACGGCTTGGTAATGAACCTCGAGGCTGAAGGATACGAACTGCTGTCCGTCGACAACGGTTCGCGGGTGATGGAGGAGTTCGCCAAAGGGAGTTTCGACCTGATCCTGCTGGACATCATGCTGCCGGGCGTCGATGGTCTGACCTTATGCAAGCAGATCAGGGCGTCGGGGTCGAAGATACCTATCCTCTTTGTAACGGCTCGTGATCGGGATGACGAAAAAGTTGAAGGACTTATTGCAGGCGGTGATGACTATATTGTCAAGCCGTTCAACATGGCCGAACTTTTGGCGCGTATCCAGGGGATTTTCAGACGGCTGGCCTGGCTGGGCAGCGAGGAGGATAGTAGTGATCTGTTCGAGTTTGACGGTCGCCGAATGAACTTCAAAACCTTTGTGGCCGAAGGTCCCGGTGGCCGGTTCGACCTCAGCCGTCGCGAGTGCATGGTTTTCAAGTATCTATCCGAACGGCGCGGCGAGGTGGTCAGTCGCGATCAACTTCTGGACGGCGTGTGGGGATACCACGCCTTCCCCAGCAACCGCACGGTGGACAATTTCATTTTGAAGCTGCGTAAGATATTCGAGAATGATCCCAAAGACCCGCAGTACATAGAAACAATCCGCGGCGTCGGGTACCGCTTCAAAGCCTAG
- a CDS encoding HAMP domain-containing histidine kinase, whose product MKRILTPRAALVLFIVLAVVILAQAVWWIVFMAQMVDEKVEIAVELGAAPDYVEQLHDQEVGRQIMLGMEGIFFLVLILLGAWLIYRALVKAEELKFHQQNFLMAVTHELKTPLASMKIYLDSMKSDKIAAARKVEIVPRMEDDVLRLEKLVENILDAGRFERSGYQLSRQKLDLCTLVDKALDDLARLPSKVPVEVEWSETEPTEINGDPVALRRAINAILENSLRYNEQDLVRLCIILNVERNRCRLNISDNGIGLSKKESCQVFNRFYRAGQELSRSRPGSGLGLFLAREIIRAHDGDINVKSDGPGQGSTFTIILKTELNNEANPAG is encoded by the coding sequence ATGAAGCGAATTCTGACACCCCGCGCCGCCTTGGTCCTGTTTATCGTGCTGGCCGTGGTTATCCTGGCCCAGGCGGTCTGGTGGATCGTATTCATGGCTCAGATGGTCGATGAAAAAGTCGAAATAGCCGTCGAACTGGGCGCCGCCCCGGACTACGTTGAACAGCTACATGACCAGGAAGTTGGTCGGCAGATTATGCTTGGCATGGAGGGAATCTTTTTTCTTGTTCTTATACTACTCGGCGCCTGGCTGATCTATCGCGCCCTGGTTAAAGCTGAGGAACTGAAATTCCATCAACAGAATTTCCTGATGGCCGTCACCCACGAACTCAAGACGCCGCTGGCTTCGATGAAAATATATCTCGACAGCATGAAGTCTGACAAGATCGCGGCGGCCAGAAAAGTCGAAATAGTGCCGCGCATGGAGGACGATGTCCTCAGACTGGAGAAACTGGTCGAGAACATTCTGGACGCCGGACGGTTCGAGCGTTCCGGTTATCAGTTGTCCAGACAGAAACTCGATCTCTGCACCCTTGTCGACAAAGCTCTGGACGACCTGGCCAGGTTACCTTCGAAAGTACCGGTCGAAGTCGAGTGGTCCGAGACAGAGCCCACCGAAATCAACGGCGACCCGGTGGCGCTGAGACGAGCCATCAACGCGATCCTTGAAAACAGCCTAAGGTACAACGAACAAGATTTGGTCCGGCTTTGCATCATTCTCAATGTCGAAAGAAACCGATGTAGATTGAACATCAGCGACAACGGTATCGGCTTGTCCAAAAAGGAATCCTGCCAGGTGTTCAACCGGTTCTATCGGGCCGGTCAGGAACTGAGCCGCAGCCGACCCGGCAGCGGACTGGGGCTGTTTCTTGCTCGCGAGATCATCCGCGCCCACGATGGGGACATCAACGTCAAATCCGATGGACCCGGCCAAGGGTCGACTTTTACTATAATCCTGAAGACTGAGTTGAACAATGAAGCGAATCCTGCTGGTTGA
- a CDS encoding chemotaxis protein CheV: protein MSAKMDAESYLRSGSNELRVLEYRTTGMSFGINILKVSKIVSDLNHFTDVPGTHTAVKGVFRDMNRLVPVVDLAEFLGVAGEKTKRQKVIVTEFFGTQTGFWVEQIDWIHHFRWEDVIDAESVFQGIDHRYVIGIVKPTEERMVLLLDYETILMDLCPHLQRDDLERGGVDVDFTGKKILVAEDSPAVRAMLVNELTENGGEVVQAGDGQVAWDQFQKQEFHLVICDVEMPQMDGLNVVLRIRQSERSDTPVIVYSSIGDIGMKARANFLKADAHITKLNMDKLLSSADTLLRGEKLEADTEAIAESEETEEVQLVSVE from the coding sequence ATGAGCGCAAAGATGGACGCCGAGTCGTATCTGCGAAGCGGCTCAAACGAACTGAGGGTCCTCGAGTACCGAACGACCGGCATGTCATTCGGCATCAACATCCTCAAAGTTAGCAAAATCGTTTCTGATCTCAATCACTTCACCGACGTACCGGGTACCCACACTGCCGTGAAAGGTGTCTTCCGTGACATGAATCGGCTGGTGCCGGTGGTTGATCTGGCTGAATTCCTCGGCGTCGCCGGTGAAAAGACCAAGAGGCAAAAGGTGATTGTCACCGAATTCTTCGGCACCCAGACCGGATTCTGGGTGGAACAGATCGATTGGATACATCACTTCCGCTGGGAGGACGTAATCGATGCCGAGTCTGTCTTCCAGGGTATCGATCATCGTTATGTCATCGGGATTGTCAAACCGACCGAGGAGCGGATGGTACTCCTGTTGGATTACGAGACTATTCTAATGGATCTCTGCCCCCACCTGCAAAGGGATGACCTGGAGCGCGGTGGTGTCGATGTGGACTTCACCGGCAAAAAGATCCTGGTGGCCGAAGATTCACCGGCGGTGCGAGCCATGTTGGTCAACGAGCTGACCGAGAACGGTGGTGAAGTAGTTCAGGCCGGCGACGGTCAGGTGGCCTGGGATCAGTTTCAGAAGCAGGAATTCCATCTGGTTATTTGTGATGTCGAGATGCCGCAGATGGACGGTCTCAATGTGGTGCTGCGCATCCGTCAGTCGGAACGCTCCGACACGCCGGTGATAGTCTATTCGTCGATCGGCGATATCGGCATGAAGGCTCGGGCCAATTTCCTAAAAGCTGATGCTCATATCACCAAACTCAACATGGACAAACTCCTCAGCAGTGCCGACACACTGCTACGCGGTGAGAAACTGGAAGCTGACACCGAGGCGATTGCCGAATCTGAAGAAACAGAAGAAGTCCAACTGGTGTCGGTCGAGTAG